A region of Peromyscus maniculatus bairdii isolate BWxNUB_F1_BW_parent chromosome 7, HU_Pman_BW_mat_3.1, whole genome shotgun sequence DNA encodes the following proteins:
- the Cyp8b1 gene encoding 7-alpha-hydroxycholest-4-en-3-one 12-alpha-hydroxylase, with the protein MALWGPVLGALLTAIVGCLCLSMLFRHRRPQEPPLDKGFIPWLGHAMAFRKNMFEFLKGMRAKHGDVFTVQLGGQYFTFVMDPLSFGPIIKDTQKTLDFRKYAQELVLKVFGYKSISGDDQMVHSASTKHLMGQGLEDLNKAMLDSLSLVMLGPKGPSLDASSWREDGLFHFCYRVLFEAGFLSLFGYTKDKEQDLQEAEELFTKFRRFDLLFPRFVYSLLGPREWVEVSQLQRLFHQRLSVEQNLEKDGISNWLGCMLQFLREEGVDSSMQDKFNFMMLWASQGNTGPTCFWALLFLLKHQNAMKAVQEEASRVLGEARLEAKTSFAFTLSALKCTPVLDSVMEETLRLGATPTLLRVVQKDYILKMAGGQEYQIRRGDKVALFPYLSVHMDPDIHPEPTAFKYDRFLNPDGTRKVDFYKSGKKIHHYNMPWGSGVSICPGRFFALSEMKIFVLLMVMYFDLELVDPDMPVPPIDPRRWGFGTSQPSHEVRFRYRLKPMP; encoded by the coding sequence ATGGCACTGTGGGGTCCGGTGCTGGGAGCCCTGCTCACAGCCATTGTGGGATGCCTGTGTCTGTCCATGCTGTTCAGGCACCGCAGGCCCCAGGAGCCGCCTCTGGACAAAGGTTTCATACCCTGGCTGGGCCATGCCATGGCTTTCCGGAAGAATATGTTTGAATTCTTGAAGGGAATGCGGGCCAAGCACGGGGATGTGTTCACAGTGCAGCTAGGGGGTCAGTACTTCACCTTTGTCATGGACCCCCTCTCCTTCGGCCCCATCATTAAGGACACACAGAAAACTCTAGACTTCAGGAAGTACGCACAGGAACTGGTGCTAAAGGTGTTTGGATACAAGTCCATCAGTGGGGACGACCAGATGGTACACTCAGCCAGTACTAAGCATCTGATGGGACAAGGCTTGGAGGACCTCAACAAGGCCATGCTGGACAGTCTGTCCTTGGTGATGCTAGGGCCCAAAGGCCCGAGTCTGGATGCCAGTTCCTGGCGTGAAGACGGCCTCTTTCACTTCTGTTACAGAGTCTTGTTCGAGGCCGGCTTCTTGAGCTTGTTTGGCTACACCAAAGACAAGGAGCAGGATCTGCAGGAAGCCGAGGAGCTGTTTACCAAGTTCCGCAGGTTTGATCTTCTTTTCCCCAGGTTTGTCTACTCCCTGCTGGGGCCCCGGGAGTGGGTAGAAGTGAGCCAACTCCAGCGTCTCTTCCACCAGAGACTCTCTGTGGAGCAAAACCTGGAGAAAGACGGCATAAGTAACTGGTTAGGCTGCATGCTTCAGTTTCTGAGGGAGGAAGGAGTAGATTCATCCATGCAGGACAAATTTAACTTTATGATGCTCTGGGCCTCCCAGGGGAACACAGGGCCAACCTGTTTCTGGGCTCTCTTATTCTTGCTAAAGCATCAGAATGCCATGAAGGCTGTGCAAGAGGAAGCCAGCCGGGTCCTGGGTGAGGCCAGGTTAGAAGCCAAGACGTCCTTTGCCTTCACGCTCAGTGCTCTGAAATGCACCCCAGTGTTGGACAGTGTGATGGAGGAGACTCTGAGACTGGGTGCTACCCCCACTCTTCTCAGGGTGGTGCAGAAAGATTACATCCTAAAGATGGCCGGCGGGCAAGAGTACCAGATCCGTCGTGGAGATAAGGTGGCTCTCTTCCCCTACCTCTCAGTGCACATGGACCCTGACATTCACCCTGAGCCCACGGCTTTCAAGTACGATCGGTTCCTCAATCCTGATGGTACCCGGAAAGTGGACTTCTACAAGTCAGGCAAGAAGATCCACCATTACAACATGCCTTGGGGCTCGGGCGTCTCCATCTGCCCCGGCAGGTTCTTTGCCCTCAGTGAGATGAAGATCTTTGTCCTGCTTATGGTCATGTACTTTGACTTGGAGCTGGTGGACCCCGACATGCCTGTGCCCCCTATCGACCCAAGGCGCTGGGGCTTCGGCACCTCACAGCCTAGCCACGAGGTGCGCTTCCGCTACCGCCTGAAGCCCATGCCATGA
- the Ackr2 gene encoding atypical chemokine receptor 2, translating to MLTKASLLPLTTTSPENSSFSYDYDYLDDMTVLVCSKDEVLSFGRVFLPIIYSLIFVLGLAGNLLLLVVLLRYVPRRRVIELYLLNLAISNLLFVVTMPFWAISVAWHWVFGSFLCKVVSVLYTINFYCGIFFITCMSLDKYLEIVHAQPLHRRKTRFRNLILIAIVWTTALAISVPEMVFVEVHKTQDGVWHCYADFGGHATVWKLYLRFQQNLLGFLLPLLAMIFFYSRIGCVLVRLRLPGQGRALRMATALVVAFFLSWFPYNLTLFLHSLLDLHVFGNCQLSHYLDYTLQVTESLAFFHCCFTPILYAFSSRRFRQHLKAFLAVVLRWHQDPGAARALPSSCSESSRVTAQEDMVSMHDFGERPADDPLNKGPVGNG from the coding sequence ATGCTCACCAAGGCGTCCCTCCTGCCGCTCACTACCACCAGTCCTGAGAACAGCAGCTTCTCCTATGACTATGACTACTTGGACGACATGACTGTCTTGGTCTGCAGCAAGGATGAGGTCTTGTCCTTTGGGAGAGTCTTCCTGCCAATCATCTACAGCCTGATCTTCGTGCTGGGCTTGGCTGGGAACCTCCTCCTGCTGGTGGTGCTGCTCCGCTATGTGCCTCGAAGACGGGTGATTgagctttacctgctgaacctGGCCATCTCCAACCTCTTGTTTGTAGTGACGATGCCCTTTTGGGCCATCTCTGTGGCCTGGCATTGGGTTTTCGGCAGTTTCTTGTGCAAGGTGGTGAGCGTTCTCTACACTATTAACTTTTACTGTGGCATCTTCTTCATCACTTGCATGAGCCTGGACAAATACCTGGAGATTGTCCATGCTCAGCCCCTCCACAGACGAAAGACCCGGTTCAGGAACCTGATCCTCATTGCCATAGTGTGGACCACGGCCCTGGCCATCTCTGTCCCAGAAATGGTCTTTGTAGAGGTCCACAAGACCCAAGATGGTGTGTGGCATTGTTATGCCGATTTTGGTGGGCATGCAACCGTTTGGAAGCTCTACCTGCGCTTCCAGCAGAACCTCCTGGGGTTTCTCCTTCCGCTCTTGGCCATGATCTTCTTTTACTCCCGCATTGGTTGTGTTCTGGTTAGGCTGAGGCTGCCAGGCCAGGGCCGGGCTCTGAGGATGGCCACAGCCCTGGTGGTAGCTTTCTTCCTGTCGTGGTTCCCGTACAACCTCACTCTGTTTCTGCACTCGCTGCTGGACCTGCATGTCTTTGGGAACTGCCAGCTCAGCCACTATCTGGACTACACGCTGCAGGTGACAGAGAGCCTGGCCTTCTTCCACTGCTGCTTCACTCCCATCCTCTATGCCTTCTCCAGCCGCCGCTTCCGGCAGCATCTGAAAGCTTTCCTTGCTGTGGTGCTGAGATGGCACCAGGACCCTGGCGCTGCCCGGGCCCTGCCATCCAGCTGTTCTGAGAGCAGCAGGGTTACTGCCCAAGAAGATATGGTCAGCATGCATGACTTTGGAGAGAGGCCGGCTGACGACCCCCTTAACAAGGGGCCCGTGGGGAATGGTTAG